Proteins found in one Nocardia brasiliensis ATCC 700358 genomic segment:
- a CDS encoding EXLDI protein translates to MPNKTIYVADDDLALFQRAQELVGGNLSGAVTTALRRFIELEEGRQEGFEEIIARVGHNGVRQVRFSGALLIESNEYTDERQEHIRVYRSRKGKYVLHAHYNDWSEFPQSTNWVKDLTNWRRMLGVGDQDWGEYVLEVVDTIEELKDKLPPKLYERAVDLAKRPQIEDLDI, encoded by the coding sequence ATGCCCAACAAGACGATCTACGTTGCCGATGACGATCTGGCGCTGTTCCAGCGAGCGCAGGAGCTGGTTGGCGGCAATCTCTCCGGAGCGGTGACCACGGCGCTGCGCCGTTTCATCGAGCTGGAAGAGGGTCGCCAGGAGGGGTTCGAGGAGATTATCGCCCGGGTCGGCCACAACGGGGTCCGGCAGGTCCGCTTCTCCGGTGCGCTGCTCATCGAATCGAACGAGTACACCGACGAGCGGCAGGAACACATCCGCGTCTATCGCAGTCGCAAAGGCAAGTACGTGCTGCACGCGCACTACAACGACTGGTCCGAATTTCCCCAATCCACCAATTGGGTCAAGGATTTGACGAACTGGCGGCGCATGCTCGGTGTCGGCGACCAGGACTGGGGTGAGTACGTCCTGGAGGTCGTCGACACGATCGAGGAGTTGAAAGACAAACTGCCCCCGAAGCTTTACGAACGGGCGGTCGATCTCGCGAAACGCCCCCAGATCGAAGACCTCGACATCTAG
- a CDS encoding MspA family porin, producing the protein MISLKNLRKLPAPVALAVGLLVSTLLLNTAAPASAQFVDPATLNIRIGHQEVKPTLDGFAMMTTEANTNARVIPPLDGSPFSREAFLSGIGIGQIDGPPDAHVASAVMEVGYEVGYPMSFAPNGITVTLNSPSVSVSGAVRPELSAGVTPQINIAPTPGAQIEFPLGAKLGAELGAQATILPSQQLSFQVGHGGITEVSLAKFTLTQPFAYADLSNTHLTVTGALGPVTIRTFVKFTLITGAGQASDAVYSDPISL; encoded by the coding sequence GTGATCTCTCTGAAGAACCTGCGGAAGCTACCGGCGCCGGTGGCGCTCGCGGTCGGCCTCCTCGTCTCGACGTTGCTGCTGAACACCGCGGCGCCCGCGTCGGCCCAGTTCGTCGACCCGGCGACGCTGAACATCCGCATCGGCCACCAAGAGGTGAAACCCACGCTCGACGGCTTCGCCATGATGACCACCGAGGCGAACACCAACGCGCGGGTCATCCCGCCGCTGGACGGCAGCCCGTTCAGCCGCGAGGCGTTCCTGTCGGGCATCGGCATCGGGCAGATCGACGGACCGCCCGACGCGCACGTCGCCAGCGCCGTGATGGAGGTGGGTTACGAGGTCGGCTATCCGATGTCGTTCGCACCGAACGGCATCACCGTCACCTTGAACTCACCCTCGGTCTCGGTCTCCGGTGCGGTCCGCCCCGAACTCTCGGCCGGGGTGACCCCGCAGATCAACATCGCGCCGACCCCCGGCGCGCAGATCGAGTTCCCGCTCGGCGCCAAACTCGGCGCCGAACTGGGCGCCCAGGCCACCATTCTCCCGTCGCAGCAGCTGTCCTTCCAGGTCGGGCACGGCGGCATCACCGAGGTGTCGCTGGCCAAATTCACGCTGACCCAGCCGTTCGCCTACGCGGATCTGTCCAACACCCACCTCACCGTCACCGGCGCCCTCGGCCCGGTCACCATCCGCACCTTCGTGAAGTTCACGCTGATCACCGGTGCGGGTCAGGCCAGCGACGCGGTGTACAGCGACCCCATCTCGCTCTGA
- a CDS encoding thiamine pyrophosphate-binding protein, protein MQTRVVDYLVQVVAGLGVRHIFGVDGANIEDLYDAVFDTAHDLTAVVAKHEFGAATMADGYARSTGGFGVVAATSGGGAMNLVAGLAESFASRVPVLALVGQPPTASAGHGAFQDTSGRAGTIDAARVFGAITRYCARVEAAADLPEQVARAVGAARRGGPAVLLLPKDVQQADLGQAPPFRLPAKTYRRDRAGLTRVVTALRAARRTGKIVLIAGDQVARDDARDALARLAAVLDAAVGVAPDAKDAFDNTDPGFCGVAGSMGHPELAAALRTSALCLIIGTPMPITARTGLDDALAGCTVASLGVVPPHLSAIHATSTDLARTLAELAGEFATTAILSESHTATALTPLHVPAATGPGLRYRELVETIEAALPAGTDVFADAGNTGAAVVHQLRVPRGGRFAVALGMGGMGYAFGAAIGSAFARRDGGRRTVVIAGDGAFFMHGMEIHTAVEHALPITFIVLNNNAHAMCVTREQLYYRDRYSYNRFRPAQLGDGVGAMFPALPAVSVRAPGELPAALRACLETPGPSFLSIDVDPDEVPPFLPFLTTIEHSRSRNDRIA, encoded by the coding sequence ATGCAGACGCGGGTCGTGGACTATCTGGTCCAAGTGGTCGCCGGCCTGGGCGTACGGCACATCTTCGGCGTGGACGGCGCGAACATCGAGGACCTGTACGACGCCGTCTTCGACACCGCGCACGACCTCACCGCGGTGGTCGCCAAACATGAATTCGGCGCGGCGACCATGGCCGACGGCTATGCCCGCTCCACCGGCGGATTCGGCGTCGTAGCCGCCACCTCCGGCGGCGGGGCCATGAATCTTGTTGCGGGCCTGGCCGAATCGTTCGCTTCCCGGGTTCCGGTGCTCGCGCTGGTGGGTCAGCCGCCGACCGCGTCGGCAGGCCACGGCGCCTTCCAGGACACCAGCGGACGGGCGGGCACCATCGATGCCGCCCGCGTGTTCGGCGCGATCACCCGGTACTGCGCCCGCGTCGAGGCGGCCGCCGACCTCCCCGAGCAGGTGGCGAGGGCGGTCGGCGCGGCCCGCCGCGGCGGCCCGGCGGTGCTGTTGCTGCCCAAAGACGTGCAGCAGGCCGACCTCGGTCAGGCGCCTCCGTTCCGGTTGCCCGCCAAGACATATCGGCGGGACCGAGCGGGGCTCACGCGCGTGGTCACCGCCCTGAGAGCGGCCCGCCGGACCGGCAAGATCGTGCTCATCGCCGGTGATCAGGTGGCCCGCGACGATGCCCGCGACGCACTGGCCCGCCTGGCCGCGGTGCTGGACGCCGCCGTCGGGGTCGCACCCGATGCCAAGGACGCCTTCGACAACACCGACCCAGGTTTCTGCGGGGTCGCGGGCAGCATGGGTCATCCCGAACTCGCCGCCGCACTGCGGACCTCGGCGTTGTGCCTGATCATCGGCACCCCCATGCCGATCACGGCACGCACCGGACTGGACGACGCGCTGGCCGGCTGCACCGTGGCGAGCCTCGGCGTCGTCCCCCCGCATCTGTCCGCGATCCACGCGACGAGCACCGATCTGGCCCGCACCCTGGCCGAGCTGGCCGGCGAATTCGCCACCACCGCAATTCTTTCCGAGTCACACACGGCCACCGCGCTCACACCGCTGCATGTGCCCGCCGCGACCGGGCCCGGGCTGCGCTATCGCGAACTCGTCGAAACCATCGAGGCGGCACTGCCCGCGGGCACCGACGTCTTCGCGGACGCGGGCAATACCGGCGCGGCGGTGGTGCATCAGCTGCGGGTGCCGCGCGGTGGCCGGTTCGCCGTGGCGCTCGGCATGGGCGGCATGGGCTACGCGTTCGGCGCCGCGATCGGTTCCGCGTTCGCCCGGCGCGACGGTGGCCGGCGCACCGTGGTGATCGCGGGTGACGGCGCGTTCTTCATGCACGGCATGGAGATACACACCGCGGTCGAGCACGCGCTGCCGATCACCTTCATCGTGCTCAACAACAACGCGCACGCCATGTGCGTGACCCGGGAGCAGCTGTACTACCGGGATCGATACAGCTACAACAGGTTCCGGCCCGCGCAACTCGGCGACGGCGTCGGCGCGATGTTCCCGGCGCTGCCCGCCGTGTCGGTGCGCGCGCCCGGCGAACTTCCCGCAGCACTGCGCGCCTGCCTGGAAACACCTGGGCCGTCGTTCCTTTCGATCGACGTCGATCCCGACGAGGTCCCGCCGTTCCTCCCGTTCCTGACGACCATCGAACACTCCAGGAGTAGAAATGACCGCATCGCGTAG
- a CDS encoding 3-oxoacyl-ACP synthase III family protein: MNSFPTVSLVDVAGYLPGEPVGTEYFTQFSRSDRMAKNVMFRSPTARHHVDRDETAVDMVERAVAPLIERHGAQFLSQIDVLITHTQLPTNPVMGCGPEVARRLGARPGFVYDVHNGGCAAFVHMMSMAQMVLQTTDARTALIAATQNCAGPVFTQPEIRKLAQAPVPGDGCGVGLLVKDDSAPILDIECRTYPEFAGDMEFSTNGDRKYWEPGEGQGCVSFTESKITKVFARGNRLVPEVALAVCDRIGVKGRDIDTFVTNQPNRLFLRNWHDALELPAERHPDTFDRCGNLFAAGIPVTLDVENRAGRLRNGSVVLLSAFAHAGDFAAAAAIRWGAAG, encoded by the coding sequence ATGAATTCCTTTCCCACGGTCAGCCTCGTCGACGTCGCCGGGTATCTGCCCGGCGAACCGGTCGGCACCGAATACTTCACCCAGTTCTCCCGCTCGGACCGGATGGCGAAGAACGTGATGTTCCGGTCCCCCACGGCCCGCCACCACGTGGATCGCGACGAGACCGCGGTGGACATGGTCGAGCGCGCGGTCGCCCCGCTGATCGAACGGCATGGGGCACAATTCCTCTCGCAGATCGACGTGTTGATCACGCACACCCAGCTGCCGACCAATCCGGTCATGGGCTGCGGGCCCGAGGTCGCCCGGCGGCTCGGCGCGCGACCCGGCTTCGTCTACGACGTGCACAACGGCGGCTGCGCGGCCTTCGTGCACATGATGTCGATGGCGCAGATGGTGTTGCAGACCACCGACGCGCGCACCGCGCTGATCGCGGCCACCCAGAACTGCGCCGGCCCGGTCTTCACCCAGCCCGAGATCCGCAAGCTGGCCCAGGCGCCGGTGCCCGGGGACGGGTGCGGCGTCGGCCTGCTGGTCAAAGACGACAGCGCGCCGATCCTGGACATCGAATGCCGCACGTACCCCGAGTTCGCCGGTGACATGGAGTTCTCCACCAACGGGGACCGCAAGTACTGGGAGCCGGGCGAGGGGCAGGGCTGCGTGAGCTTCACCGAATCGAAGATCACCAAGGTGTTCGCGCGCGGTAACCGGCTGGTGCCGGAAGTGGCGCTGGCCGTGTGCGATCGGATCGGGGTGAAGGGTCGCGACATCGACACCTTCGTCACCAATCAACCCAACCGCCTGTTCCTGCGGAACTGGCACGACGCACTGGAACTGCCCGCCGAACGACACCCGGACACCTTCGACCGGTGCGGAAACCTGTTCGCCGCGGGCATTCCGGTGACCCTGGATGTGGAGAACCGAGCGGGCCGGCTGCGCAACGGCTCGGTGGTCCTGCTGTCGGCCTTCGCGCACGCGGGTGATTTCGCGGCCGCCGCGGCCATCCGGTGGGGCGCGGCCGGATGA
- a CDS encoding aminotransferase class I/II-fold pyridoxal phosphate-dependent enzyme → MNVRFVEETTPSRQRRGAATPPRFDLALSENPFPPLPSVLRAVSVPLAQANRYPEFLPERLPRLIARHLGVRADQLVVGAGATGVAWQIIQSLTTPGAGMVYGSPTFDGYPIMAEMAGLDPVPVPLDAGGDQDLRALAKAVDRRTGLVVVCRPHNPTGTVVPAAELAAFLRAVPARVPVILDEAYVEFLDAADHVDPRVLLSRHANLLVLRTFSKAYGLAGLRIGYAFGRRDLAARVRRLQLPFGMSSTAEAAVAASYAAAPELAARTLRITAAREELRTALRDRGIAVPRSQANFLFLPGPGVATALRRAGIGAKAYPDGSARISVGDPDADRAVLHALAGLR, encoded by the coding sequence ATGAACGTCCGGTTCGTCGAGGAGACCACGCCGTCACGACAGCGGCGCGGCGCCGCTACGCCGCCGCGGTTCGATCTGGCCCTGAGCGAAAACCCGTTCCCGCCATTGCCTTCGGTGCTGCGCGCGGTATCCGTCCCGCTGGCGCAGGCGAATCGGTATCCCGAGTTCCTGCCCGAACGGTTGCCCCGGCTGATCGCCCGGCACCTCGGCGTCCGAGCGGATCAGCTCGTGGTCGGCGCGGGCGCGACCGGGGTCGCCTGGCAGATCATCCAGTCGCTGACCACGCCGGGTGCCGGAATGGTCTACGGGTCACCGACTTTCGACGGCTACCCGATCATGGCGGAGATGGCCGGGCTCGACCCGGTGCCGGTGCCGTTGGACGCCGGCGGCGATCAGGACCTGAGGGCGCTGGCCAAGGCCGTCGACAGGCGCACCGGGCTGGTGGTGGTGTGCCGCCCGCACAACCCGACCGGCACCGTGGTCCCGGCCGCAGAGCTGGCCGCGTTCCTGCGCGCGGTGCCCGCGCGAGTACCGGTGATCCTGGACGAGGCCTATGTCGAATTCCTCGACGCCGCCGACCATGTCGACCCGCGCGTCTTGCTGAGCAGACATGCGAACCTGCTTGTGCTGCGCACCTTCTCGAAGGCGTACGGTCTGGCCGGGCTGCGCATCGGCTACGCGTTCGGCAGGCGCGATCTGGCGGCCCGGGTGCGCAGGCTGCAACTGCCGTTCGGGATGAGTTCGACGGCGGAGGCGGCGGTCGCCGCCTCCTACGCCGCGGCACCGGAACTCGCCGCACGCACCCTGCGCATCACCGCCGCCCGCGAGGAACTGCGCACCGCGTTGCGGGACCGCGGTATCGCGGTGCCGCGCAGCCAGGCCAACTTTCTGTTCCTGCCCGGTCCCGGTGTGGCCACCGCGCTGCGCCGGGCCGGTATCGGTGCGAAGGCGTATCCCGATGGGAGCGCGCGCATCTCGGTCGGCGACCCCGACGCCGACCGGGCCGTGTTGCACGCGCTGGCCGGACTACGTTAA
- a CDS encoding bile acid:sodium symporter family protein: MRFLSKFYIDGFILSILASVALASVFPARGTAADVVDVLTKIAIALLFLLYGTRLSPKEALAGLTHWRLHLVVLACTFVAFPLLGLAARVLVPSVLTDDLYTGLLFLCLVPSTVQSSIAFTSIAKGNVPGAIVSATTSNLLGVFITPLLVILLMNTTGHASVDFSSIGDIVLQLLVPFAIGQLIRPKVIGWLSRYAEPTKLVDRGSILLVVYAAFSAGMVEGIWHMLSPWRILALAGVCCVLLALIIALTMLIGRFAGFSRADRIVIVFCGSKKSLATGLPMATVLFASQPVGLIVLPLMMFHQIQLITCAALSQRWAKQADDPGETSELKPAA, translated from the coding sequence GTGCGATTCCTCAGCAAGTTCTATATCGACGGATTCATCCTGTCGATCCTCGCTTCTGTCGCCCTGGCCAGCGTTTTCCCGGCCAGAGGTACCGCGGCGGACGTGGTCGACGTGCTGACGAAGATTGCCATCGCATTGCTCTTCCTGCTGTACGGCACGCGTCTCTCGCCGAAGGAGGCGCTGGCCGGCCTCACGCACTGGCGGTTGCATCTGGTGGTGCTCGCCTGCACCTTCGTCGCCTTCCCGTTGCTGGGCCTGGCGGCACGGGTGCTGGTGCCGAGCGTGCTGACCGACGACCTGTACACCGGTCTGCTGTTCCTCTGCCTGGTCCCGTCCACTGTGCAGTCGTCCATCGCGTTCACCTCGATCGCGAAAGGCAATGTGCCGGGCGCGATCGTGAGCGCGACGACCTCGAACCTGCTCGGTGTGTTCATCACCCCGCTGCTGGTGATCCTGCTGATGAACACCACCGGCCATGCCAGCGTGGACTTCTCGTCGATCGGCGACATCGTGCTGCAACTGCTGGTCCCGTTCGCGATCGGGCAGCTGATCCGGCCGAAGGTGATCGGCTGGTTGAGCCGCTACGCCGAGCCGACGAAGCTGGTGGACCGCGGCTCCATCCTGCTCGTCGTCTACGCCGCGTTCAGCGCGGGCATGGTGGAGGGCATCTGGCACATGCTCTCGCCGTGGCGGATTCTCGCGCTGGCCGGCGTGTGCTGTGTGCTGCTCGCGCTCATCATCGCCTTGACCATGCTGATCGGCCGTTTCGCCGGCTTCTCCCGGGCCGACCGCATCGTGATCGTGTTCTGCGGCTCCAAGAAGAGCCTCGCGACCGGATTGCCCATGGCGACGGTGCTTTTCGCCAGCCAGCCGGTGGGCCTGATCGTGCTGCCGCTGATGATGTTCCATCAGATCCAGCTGATCACCTGTGCCGCACTGTCGCAGCGCTGGGCCAAGCAGGCCGACGATCCGGGGGAAACCAGCGAATTGAAACCGGCCGCTTAA
- a CDS encoding DUF692 domain-containing protein, with amino-acid sequence MNGLLPAAALGIGWRPEICGVIAELDGLGFAEVIAESLPLRRRSRLRGGLTAAPPAELTALIDRGVAVVPHGISLSLGGAEPVGEQRIAHLATAAAALAAPLVSEHIAFVRAGGVEAGHLLPVPRSAAALAVLERNIIRTQAGLGVPLAVENIAALFDWPDDEYTESEFLTELVERTGVYLLLDIANVYANARNRDRDPLGELLRLPADRVAYCHVAGGHEAGGRYHDTHTDPVPAEVLTLVTEFTARQPVPLMLERDGNYPPAAELLDELDAIAAAAHRPSITGRARAVRA; translated from the coding sequence ATGAATGGACTGTTGCCGGCGGCGGCACTCGGCATCGGCTGGCGGCCCGAGATCTGCGGCGTCATCGCCGAACTGGACGGGCTCGGTTTCGCCGAGGTGATCGCGGAGTCGCTGCCGTTGCGGCGGCGGTCCCGGCTGCGCGGCGGGCTGACGGCGGCGCCGCCCGCCGAGCTGACCGCACTGATCGATCGCGGTGTCGCTGTTGTGCCGCATGGTATTTCGCTGTCGCTGGGCGGGGCCGAGCCGGTCGGCGAGCAGCGGATCGCGCACCTGGCCACCGCTGCGGCGGCGCTGGCCGCTCCGCTGGTGAGCGAGCACATCGCCTTCGTGCGCGCGGGCGGCGTCGAGGCGGGGCATCTGCTGCCGGTGCCGCGGTCGGCCGCGGCGCTGGCTGTGCTCGAACGCAACATCATCCGGACCCAGGCGGGGCTCGGGGTACCGCTGGCCGTGGAAAACATTGCCGCGCTGTTCGATTGGCCCGACGACGAGTACACCGAGTCGGAGTTCCTCACCGAGTTGGTCGAGCGGACCGGGGTGTATCTACTGCTCGATATCGCGAATGTCTATGCCAACGCCCGCAATCGGGACCGCGATCCGCTCGGCGAACTACTGCGCCTGCCCGCCGACCGGGTCGCCTACTGTCACGTCGCCGGTGGTCACGAGGCCGGCGGCCGCTATCACGACACGCACACCGATCCCGTTCCGGCTGAAGTGCTCACCCTCGTCACGGAATTCACCGCCCGGCAGCCGGTGCCCCTGATGCTCGAGCGCGACGGCAACTACCCGCCCGCCGCCGAACTCTTGGACGAACTCGACGCGATCGCCGCCGCGGCGCACCGTCCGTCGATCACCGGCCGTGCCCGGGCGGTGCGCGCATGA
- a CDS encoding TIGR04222 domain-containing membrane protein encodes MGTFDRSAGSDLVVAAGETWGISGSDFLAIYLPFALLAVALGVWMRLRVTRAAPDPGTAHPGAELSVPEVGLLFDDRRAVLTALARLRSADLIDSSAAPTRPLEQADEFRLDPFTLAVHRQIVAGTKPTVAALTVALSGTLAKLRDSMVRRGYFPDADFKRRIWDAGLPTLVVMTVGVVRLVAGMLNNNPVAFLVLALLAQFLCYWFLVGKPRLTPLGKRARTDARTSSQHLRPANSPAYATYGAESAALAAAVFGGAALLTLDPGLAGAVEPPSSSGGDSGGSGDSGGGGCSGGGGCGGGGGCGG; translated from the coding sequence ATGGGTACGTTCGACCGGAGCGCGGGCTCCGATCTCGTCGTCGCGGCAGGCGAGACGTGGGGCATCTCCGGATCCGATTTCTTGGCGATCTATCTGCCGTTCGCGCTGCTCGCGGTGGCGCTCGGGGTGTGGATGCGGCTACGGGTGACGCGCGCCGCGCCGGACCCGGGCACCGCGCACCCCGGCGCCGAACTGTCCGTGCCCGAGGTCGGCCTGCTGTTCGACGACCGGCGCGCGGTGCTCACCGCGCTGGCCCGGCTGCGCAGCGCCGACCTCATCGATTCCAGCGCCGCCCCGACCCGGCCGCTGGAGCAGGCGGACGAATTCCGGTTGGACCCGTTCACCTTGGCGGTGCACCGGCAGATCGTCGCCGGGACCAAGCCGACGGTGGCCGCGCTCACCGTCGCGTTGTCCGGCACGCTCGCCAAGCTGCGCGATTCCATGGTGCGGCGCGGCTACTTTCCGGACGCGGACTTCAAGCGGCGGATCTGGGACGCGGGCCTGCCGACGCTGGTCGTCATGACGGTCGGTGTGGTGCGGCTCGTCGCGGGCATGCTCAACAACAACCCGGTCGCGTTCCTCGTCCTCGCTCTCCTGGCGCAGTTCCTCTGCTACTGGTTCCTGGTGGGCAAGCCGCGGCTGACTCCGCTCGGCAAGCGGGCCCGTACCGACGCGAGGACCAGCAGTCAGCATCTGCGGCCGGCCAACTCGCCCGCCTACGCCACCTACGGGGCGGAAAGCGCCGCGCTCGCGGCGGCGGTCTTCGGTGGGGCCGCACTGTTGACGCTCGATCCCGGGCTGGCCGGCGCGGTCGAACCGCCGAGCTCGTCCGGTGGTGACAGCGGCGGGAGCGGGGACAGCGGTGGCGGCGGCTGCAGTGGCGGCGGTGGCTGTGGCGGGGGCGGCGGCTGTGGTGGGTGA
- a CDS encoding SdpI family protein, translating into MFVVALVLFVLGLVALATGALGLTGRLPRNRFVGVHTEAALADDETFRVANRIAAPTSLAAGALLLAGGLVVLAAGGFAALFVAVGVAVVALFTLGAGANAAAAKAAAIAPPAEVGGCGSACGACSLRDACQPAT; encoded by the coding sequence GTGTTCGTCGTCGCTCTCGTCTTGTTCGTGCTCGGCCTCGTCGCCCTCGCGACCGGAGCGCTCGGGCTGACCGGCCGGCTGCCGCGCAACCGCTTCGTCGGGGTGCACACCGAGGCCGCCCTCGCCGACGACGAGACCTTCCGCGTCGCGAATCGCATCGCCGCCCCCACCTCCCTGGCCGCGGGTGCGCTGCTGCTGGCGGGTGGTCTCGTCGTGCTCGCCGCGGGTGGTTTCGCGGCGCTGTTCGTCGCCGTAGGTGTCGCCGTCGTCGCGCTGTTCACCCTGGGGGCGGGCGCCAACGCGGCCGCGGCCAAGGCCGCGGCGATCGCCCCGCCCGCCGAGGTCGGCGGCTGCGGCAGCGCGTGCGGCGCCTGCTCGCTGCGCGACGCCTGCCAGCCCGCGACTTAG